The Chitinivibrionia bacterium genome contains the following window.
GGAAGCGCGACGTGAACCATACCGACGCATCTCGTCTTTTTATCGAGAACAACCACAGCAATACAAGAACCGAGCGCATAAGTCTTAACTATCGCCCCCGGCTGTGCCGACGCACCGAGATCGCCAACCCCTAAAACCATTGCATTTCCCACCGATTTCTCCCTTTTCTCTTTTTCTTACTTGTAATATAATTTTAAGTACACTCGCTACGCAATAGGAAATCAAACTTTCTGATATATTGCCGACTGAACGTGCTTAAACTGAGTACCTAATCCGTTTAATGTTTCCGAATGCCCAATATAAAGATACCCGCCTACTCTAAGTTGATTGTAAATTTTGTTCGCCAATTCCGCTTTTGTTTTTTCGTCGAAATAAATCATAACGTTGCGGCAAAAAACCATATCGAAGTCGCCTTTGAACGGAAAAACTGGCGTCATAAGGTTAAATTTTCTGAACAATATTTCGCGGCGAAGTTCGTCTTTTACGCGATATTTTCCGTTCACTTGGTCAAAATACTGATTTATTGTCTGGCGGTCTATTTTATCTATCCTGTCGTGAGAATAAACACCTTCTACCGCTTCTCTGAGTGCGTCTTCCGAAATATCGGTTGCCAGAAGTCCCGAACCGAAAGTCGGATAATCACGTCCCAAAGTGCGCATAAGGTGTATCATTATTGTGTATGGCTCGTCTCCTTTTGAAGCGGCGGCGCACCAAAGTTTAATTTTGCGGTTTCCCTCTTTTTTTCTGTATGCAATTGCTTCGGGAATAGCCTTTTTTTCAAAAAATTCAAAATGGCTGTACTCGCGGTAAAAAAAGGTGTGATTTGTGGAAATTCTGTTAACAAGTTCCGTCAAGGCTCCCTTGTCGCCTTTTTCGATATGCTCTATATACTCATTAAACGAATTGAAATCGTGCTTTTTCAAGACTTTTTGCAAACGCCCGATTACCAAACTCTTTTTGGAGTCAGTAAGATTTATTCCGAAATTAGTATAGACAAGTTTGGCAATCCTGTCAAATTCTTTGTCGGATATTGATATTACCCTTTGCGCACTGGTTGTTTCATTTAAAGGCATACTTACTCCTTTACTTTATCTGTTTAATCATTGGTTTTGCAAGTGGAATTCTTCGGTTTTTCTCTACTTTTTCGAGCGCCATTTCCGAAAGCGAATGTATATCCAGAATTAACGCTATTGAGCCGTCGCCCAAGATTGTGCAACTGCTTGTTCCTCTTGCTTTTTTCACATATTCCGAAAGTCCTTTTATAACTACTTGTTGTTGCCCTACTATGTCGTTGGCAAAGAGCGCCACTAAATTGTCGCTTTCTTCCACGACTATCAGTATTCCGCTTTCTTCGTCGCCTGTGATTTGTTCTTTTTCAAAGAGATTTGCGAGGTGAACAATGGGAATAAGCTTCTCCTGAAATTTCAGAATTTTTTCACCTTCGGGCGAATATGTAATTTGATTTACGTCGTATTTCAAACTCTGCCTTATGGAAAGCGTCGGGACAATATACAGCGAACCTCTTACCTTTATTATCATTCCGTCGATAATCGCAAGGGTCAGCGGAATTCGTATAATAAATTCCGTTCCTTTTCCTTGGACGGTTTTTATGTAAATTTGCCCGTTGATTGCCTCTATGTTTTTCTGCACAACATCCATTCCGACGCCGCGCCCCGAAATATCGGACACGACCGCCGCCGTAGAAAATCCGGGGAGAAGTATAAGTTTCCATACCTCGTCGTCGGTAAGAACATCATCGGGAGATACAAGTTTTTGCTCTATCGCTTTCTGCAATATTTTTTCGCGATTAAGTCCGCGCCCGTCGTCTTTTATCGAAATCCAAACCGCGCCGCTTCTGTGCTCCGCCGCAATCGTAATTGTTCCGAACTCTTTTTTGCCGAGTCCAATTCTTTCTTCGGGAGTTCCGATGCCGTGGTCGCAGGCGTTTCGGATAATATGAACAAGCGGGTCGTTAATGAGTTCCGATACCGTTTTATCGACTTCGCATTCGCTGTTTATGGTTAGCAAATTTATTTTTTTGCCTATATGCTCCGACAAATCGTGCACAAGACGCGTCATTTTTTTGAATACACCGCTCAGAGGAACCATTCGCAAAACCATTGTTGCGTCTTGCAGGTCGTTGCAAATTCTGCGCAATTGGTGAATACTGCG
Protein-coding sequences here:
- a CDS encoding protein-glutamate O-methyltransferase CheR, with product MPLNETTSAQRVISISDKEFDRIAKLVYTNFGINLTDSKKSLVIGRLQKVLKKHDFNSFNEYIEHIEKGDKGALTELVNRISTNHTFFYREYSHFEFFEKKAIPEAIAYRKKEGNRKIKLWCAAASKGDEPYTIMIHLMRTLGRDYPTFGSGLLATDISEDALREAVEGVYSHDRIDKIDRQTINQYFDQVNGKYRVKDELRREILFRKFNLMTPVFPFKGDFDMVFCRNVMIYFDEKTKAELANKIYNQLRVGGYLYIGHSETLNGLGTQFKHVQSAIYQKV